A single Candidatus Rubidus massiliensis DNA region contains:
- the epsE_3 gene encoding Putative glycosyltransferase EpsE, with product MVKVSILVTSYNHEKYIAQAINSILEQNVSFPFEIVISDDCSTDGTKKILEQYQQKHPHLIYLLPNKENFGITKNLQRSLKACQGEYIAILEGDDYWIAKDKLQKQVDFLDNHPTYSMCFNGLLLYLNDKDIFQHSVPLEKKTYTTQDLIKTNVIGNFSTCMYRKNIVEQLPPSIFETFTVDWMFNMACAQFGPIGCIPLQMTAYRIHSTGVWSSKKPIDNIYQLLDLIPIYDKLLSFKYTSEFKKLVKSLKLRIIKLKLKYYKQLILGN from the coding sequence ATGGTGAAAGTTAGTATTTTAGTCACAAGTTACAACCATGAAAAATATATTGCTCAAGCTATTAATAGTATTTTAGAACAAAATGTATCTTTTCCTTTTGAAATAGTTATCTCGGATGATTGCTCGACTGATGGCACCAAAAAAATCTTAGAACAGTATCAACAAAAACATCCTCATTTGATTTATTTATTACCAAATAAAGAAAATTTTGGAATTACAAAAAACTTGCAAAGAAGTTTAAAAGCATGCCAAGGAGAATATATTGCGATTTTAGAAGGAGACGACTATTGGATCGCAAAAGACAAATTACAAAAACAAGTTGATTTTTTAGATAATCATCCAACTTATAGCATGTGTTTTAATGGCTTACTTTTATATTTAAATGATAAAGACATTTTTCAACATTCCGTACCTTTAGAGAAAAAAACTTATACGACACAAGATTTAATAAAAACCAATGTGATTGGAAATTTCTCTACTTGCATGTACAGAAAAAACATTGTTGAGCAACTTCCGCCTTCTATTTTTGAAACTTTTACTGTTGACTGGATGTTTAATATGGCTTGTGCGCAGTTTGGTCCAATAGGATGCATTCCTCTTCAAATGACAGCATATCGCATTCATTCAACAGGAGTTTGGTCATCCAAAAAGCCCATAGACAATATCTATCAACTTTTAGATTTAATCCCTATTTATGACAAATTGTTATCTTTTAAATACACATCTGAATTTAAAAAATTAGTTAAATCTTTAAAGCTTAGAATAATAAAACTTAAACTTAAATATTATAAACAACTCATTTTGGGTAATTAA